One genomic segment of Vulpes lagopus strain Blue_001 chromosome 9, ASM1834538v1, whole genome shotgun sequence includes these proteins:
- the WDR97 gene encoding WD repeat-containing protein 97 isoform X11 has protein sequence METEVSDASDSQLLDQDLYDTDSYDVPDPGLLKERNDSFPEPAPPLFTSSSRLQNMTPRARARQLWLLLRAGLRDFVEKEKRDELCVARLTHGLELLRHLKVAAELCWVAQDPVGRRFVVLDGAGYLHLHRENGWAYEKLQAPAVLTGLVAVPGPLGAVSRFVGWGPEGLAILRPDFSLLWLSKPGVGGMPDHQPICCLPVPSLGLLLVALAGGSLALWKFRSGGRRLVLWGSPLRLPPSSAGTLTRLVLGPLSSHQVPCCFAAYGSAVLIFDLHTWALVDVRRDLHKITISDLAYCLEVDAVVTASRDSTVKVWETDWRLRMVFMGHTGPVTAVAVLPNSSLVLSASQDGTLRTWDLQAAAQVGEVALSGWARGAAAPRVDRLLAPAGPGCPVLSLSARGVALWRPRELYAPLARLPAPVLLVQVAPALPAAPRAPLPARLVCACADGSVHLLAAATGRPVSALLLGAAEPAAALLYCLPREALWLLTRAGHLLCASAARRPMRLRLRLRPPPAPAPRPCCLHLYSHLADPRSALAAWEAVRRRGGELPPGRLAGAWDDKNRYLPVLGHTDGTLSVLEWRHAKTVFHTAAHSPGPVTAIASTWNSVVSSGGDLTVKMWRVYPYAEESLSLLRTFSCWHPVVVLCALGKRVTVGFEDPDTATYGLVQFGLGNSPRCDHRPQDDHTDHITGERAGKSKAQATVWPWSLTPSPGPSGLCCCPTLKLYASSSLDCTVRIWTAENRLLRWAGAGRAEGGVGACGPLAGVSYLHPHQSLAAWGRGCPCPGFLLGGAGQTLALHAPRLLKLDSPPQALAFCSNSGDLVLALGSRLCLVSHRLYLPTSYLVKKLCQNVPEVLDDPPLPLTSQESLTSAQLQRLAKLHGAASLSTDLSFIHHQTGTPQQPVLEEDLEALVTRDQDLQQLRLGLVVPAAQPPLSWQQQQEAFDNYLRLVYGPGFLVPLLTKRRPRELLSNLRGFFPAAIEHYKNLQTPIRFPGSVPNSVVLQHMWLPGEVSGLGALAQISSRGRHKARRSLDDVWLPRRIRRRQARYHQKLIQWLGEEEEKEDEEEEERNLDWASDYLSAEEQLSELEELEAQAPENLALQLRQRAGARTDASSRRFSYPYGRSLWKQRYGHLPRFLHFFVVQNWFQKLFPVFTLEVRGLGRRGGPGWWGRWGVQGAGRQRAVPAGLPRGGHGGGPGLAVHRPAVRGVLGRLRAHPASAAEAAARREQGPSGPAAGRPRGPAQPGPAPQPGGPHAEAVRDAGAAAAPGLLPGVPRSGAGAHVLLPVLAGLLPDPQGFLFKEMMTWVQGPDADSKAALRKRCCQKLEEMIHWLQMESLQPSAAKLSEMLPRVCEPSAPAPSPKEVPSQVSVLSGSPHESVMPSVPSWAPSLVVSPGKLDLATLESPAKKVLSPMHFTPTRRMLSETLLHFSRSEGCLSSSVPTTLREEPLPLEQTDWSRSQMLDLGPIDALNFFCEQQRVRQQRFLQEEQQGLHPSPSLSVPNTVLPQPRDCWHYPILRLQEAKLQRAPTRLRGWMRSQLWVARTLNASIRMLKLPLPRVELQPFPPDWPRPARPLPPLLLQPALQRYFLPDDTNPDSYS, from the exons ATGGAGACCGAGGTGTCAGATGCGAGTGACAGCCAGCTTCTGGACCAGGACCTGTATGATACTGACAGCTACGACGTCCCGGACCCGGGGCTGCTCAAGGAAAGGAATG ACTCGTTTCCGGAGCCAGCCCCACCGCTTTTTACCAGCAGCTCGCGGCTGCAGAACATGACCCCGCGTGCCCGCGCCCGCCAGCTGTGGCTGCTCCTCCGTGCAGGCCTCCGAGACTTCGTGGAAAAG GAAAAGAGAGACGAGCTGTGTGTGGCACGCTTGACCCATGGGCTAGAGCTGCTGCGCCATCTGAAAGTGGCAGCCGAGCTGTGCTGGGTGGCACAGGATCCAGTGGGCAGACGCTTCGTGGTGCTGGATGGTGCCGGCTACCTCCACCTGCACAGAGAGAATGGCTGGGCTTATGAGAAGCTACAGGCCCCAGCCGTGCTCACTGGGCTGGTGGCTGTGCCTGGCCCCCTGGGTGCTGTGAGCCGCTTCGTGGGCTGGGGCCCGGAGGGGCTGGCCATACTAAGGCCTGACTTCAGCCTATTGTGGCTGAGCAAGCCAGGGGTGGGTGGGATGCCGGACCACCAGCCCATCTGCTGCCTGCCAGTACCCAGCCTGGGGCTGTTGCTAGTGGCATTGGCAGGTGGCAGCCTGGCACTCTGGAAATTCCGCTCAGGGGGTCGCCGCCTGGTGCTGTGGGGCTCACCTCTGCGGCTGCCACCAAGCTCTGCAGGTACACTCACCCGTTTGGTTCTGGGGCCCCTGTCTTCCCACCAAGTCCCATGCTGCTTCGCGGCCTATGGCTCTGCCGTGCTCATCTTTGATCTGCACACCTGGGCCCTCGTAGACGTCCGCCGGGACCTGCACAAAAT CACTATCTCGGACTTGGCCTACTGCCTGGAGGTAGACGCCGTGGTGACAGCCTCTCGGGACAGCACGGTGAAGGTGTGGGAGACCGACTGGCGGCTCCGGATGGTGTTCATGGGCCACACAG GCCCCGTGACCGCCGTGGCCGTGCTCCCCAACTCATCCCTGGTGCTGTCCGCCTCGCAGGACGGGACGCTGCGCACGTGGGACCTGCAGGCGGCCGCCCAGGTGGGCGAGGTGGCGCTGAGCGGCTGGGCCCGAGGCGCGGCGGCACCGCGCGTGGACCGCCTGCTGGCGCCCGCGGGCCCGGGCTGCCCGGTGCTGTCGCTGAGCGCGCGCGGCGTGGCCCTGTGGCGCCCCCGCGAGCTGTACGCCCCGCTGGCGCGGCTGCCGGCGCCGGTGCTGCTCGTGCAGGTGGCGCCCGCGCtgcccgccgccccgcgcgccccgctgCCCGCGCGCCTCGTGTGCGCCTGCGCCGACGGCTCGGTCCACCTGCTGGCGGCGGCCACGGGGCGCCCGGTGAGCGCGCTGCTGCTGGGGGCCGCCGAGCCCGCGGCCGCGCTGCTCTACTGCCTGCCCCGCGAGGCGCTGTGGCTGCTGACGCGCGCCGGCCACCTGCTGTGCGCCTCGGCCGCGCGCCGCCCCATGCgcctgcggctgcggctgcgccccccgcccgcccccgcgccgcggcCCTGCTGCCTGCACCTGTACAGCCACCTGGCCGACCCGCGCAGCGCCCTGGCCGCCTGGGAGGCCGTGCGCCGCCGCGGCGGGGAGCTGCCCCCCGGCCGCCTGGCCGGCGCCTGGGACGACAAGAACCG GTACCTGCCCGTGCTGGGCCACACGGATGGCACCCTGTCGGTCCTTGAGTGGCGCCACGCGAAGACCGTCTTCCACACGGCGGCACACAGCCCGGGCCCGGTCACCGCCATTGCGTCCACCTGGAACAGCGTCGTGTCCTCGG GCGGCGACCTGACCGTGAAGATGTGGCGCGTCTACCCCTACGCCGAGGAGAGCCTGAGCCTGCTGCGGACCTTTTCCTGCTGGCACCCGGTGGTGGTGCTCTGTGCGCTGGGGAAGCGCGTCACTGTGGGCTTTGAGGACCCCGACACCGCCACCTACGGCTTGGTGCAGTTCGGCCTGGGCAACAGCCCCCGCTGTGACCACCGGCCCCAGGACGACCACACGGACCACATCACTGGTGAGCGGGCGGGCAAGAGCAAAGCCCAAGCCACCGTGTGGCCCTGGTCCCTGACCCCAAGCCCTGGTCCCTCAGGCCTGTGCTGCTGCCCCACGCTCAAGCTGTACGCCTCTTCCAGCCTGGACTGCACCGTCCGCATCTGGACGGCGGAGAACCGCCTGCTGcggtgggctggggctgggagggcagagggcggggtgggggcctgCGGGCCACTGGCTGGGGTCtcctacctccacccccaccagagCCTGGCGGCTTGGGGGCGGGGTTGTCCCTGTCCCGGCTTCCTGCTTGGTGGAGCGGGCCAGACCCTTGCCCTGCACGCCCCCAGGCTCCTGAAGCTGGACAGCCCCCCTCAGGCCCTGGCCTTCTGCAGCAACAGTGGGGACCTGGTGTTGGCTCTGGGCTCCCGACTCTGCCTGGTGTCTCATAGGCTCTACTTGCCCACATCCTACCTGGTCAAG AAGCTGTGCCAGAATGTCCCTGAGGTGCTGGATGACCCTCCACTGCCCCTGACCAGCCAAGAGTCGCTGACCTCAGCCCAGCTGCAGAGGCTCGCCAAGCTGCATGGGGCGGCCAGTCTTAG CACAGACTTGTCTTTCATCCATCACCAGACGGGAACACCTCAGCAACCAGTGttggaggag GACTTGGAAGCCCTAGTTACTCGGGATCAAGACCTTCAGCAGCTGAGACTGGGGCTGGTGGTCCCGGCAGCCCAGCCCCCACTTTCCTGGCAACAGCAGCAGGAGGCCTTTGACAACTACCTGCGCCTGGTCTATGGCCCGGGCTTTCTG gTTCCCCTCTTGACAAAGAGGCGGCCCAGGGAGCTTCTTTCCAACCTCCGAGGCTTCTTTCCTGCCGCCATTGAGCACTACAAG AACCTGCAGACGCCCATCCGCTTCCCGGGCAGCGTGCCCAACTCCGTGGTCCTGCAGCACATGTGGCTTCCCGGGGAGGTCAGCGGCCTCGGGGCCCTCGCCCAGATCTCCAGCCGAGGCAGACACAAG GCGAGGAGGAGCCTGGATGACGTGTGGCTGCCGCGGCGCATCAGGCGGCGCCAAGCCAGGTATCACCAGAAGCTGATCCAGTggttgggggaagaggaggagaaggaggacgaggaggaggaggagcggaaTCTGGACTGGGCCTCAGATTACCTGAGCGCAGAGGAGCAGCTCTCGGAGTTGGAGGAGCTGGAGGCGCAG gcccccgAGAACCTGGCCCTGCAGCTCCGGCAGCGCGCGGGCGCCAGGACCGACGCCAGCTCTCGCCGCTTCTCGTACCCCTACGGGCGCTCGCTCTGGAAACAGCGCTACGGGCATCTGCCCAGGTTCCTGCACTTCTTCGTCGTCCAGAACTGGTTCCAAAAGCTCTTCCCCGTCTTCACCCTGGAGGTTCGGGGGCTCGGGCGCCGGGGAGGCCCAGGCTGGTGGGGGCGGTGGGGCGTGCAGGGCGCAGGGCGTCAGCGCGCGGTGCCCGCAGGCCTACCCCGAGGTGGGCACGGCGGAGGGCCTGGCCTCGCTGTTCACCGACCTGCTGTCCGAGGCGTCCTGGGCCGACTGCGTGCACATCCTGCGAGCGCTGCTGAGGCTGCTGCCCGACGTGAGCAGGGACCTTCGGGACCGGCTGCAGGACGTCCTCGTGGGCCTGCTCAACCTGGACCAGCCCCCCAGCCTGGAG GACCCCACGCAGAAGCGGTTCGTGATGCTGGCGCTGCAGCTGCTCCTGGCCTGCTCCCTGGAGTCCCGCGAAGTGGTGCTGGAGCTCATGTCCTACTTCCTGTACTCGCCGGCCTCCTGCCG GACCCACAGGGCTTCCTGTTCAAGGAGATGATGACCTGGGTCCAGGGCCCCGACGCCGACTCCAAGGCTGCCCTGCGCAAACGCTGCTGCCAGAAGCTGGAGGAAATGATCCACTGGCTGCAG ATGGAGTCCTTGCAGCCTTCTGCAGCCAAGTTGTCAGAGATGCTGCCCAGGGTCTGCGAGCCCTCGGCACCCGCACCTTCTCCCAAAGAGGTGCCGTCACAGGTCTCTGTGCTCTCCGGGTCACCTCATGAATCAGTGATGCCCTCGGTCCCTTCCTGGGCCCCCTCGCTAGTGGTCTCACCCGGGAAGCTGGACTTGGCCACCCTGGAGTCCCCAGCCAAGAAGGTGCTTTCACCGATGCACTTCACGCCGACCAGGCGCATGCTGTCCGAGACCCTGCTGCACTTCTCCCGCTCTGAGGGCTGCTTGAGCTCCTCAGTGCCCACCACGCTTCGGGAAGAGCCACTGCCGCTGGAGCAGACGGACTGGTCACGGTCACAGATGCTCGACCTGGGCCCCATTGATGCGCTGAACTTCTTCTGTGAGCAGCAGCGGGTCCGGCAGCAGCGCTTcctgcaggaggagcagcagggcctGCACCCCAGCCCAAGCCTGTCGGTGCCCAACACAGTACTGCCTCAGCCCCGGGACTGCTG GCACTACCCCATCCTCCGGCTTCAGGAAGCCAAGCTCCAGAGGGCTCCAACGAGACTGAGGG GCTGGATGCGGTCCCAGCTCTGGGTGGCCCGTACCCTCAATGCCTCCATCCGGATGCTGAAGCTGCCACTGCCGAGGGTGGAACTTCAGCCTTTCCCCCCCGACTGGCCCAGGCCTGCCCGTCCGCTGCCCCCACTGCTCCTGCAACCCGCTTTGCAGCGATACTTTCTGCCAGATGACACGAACCCTGACAGCTACAGTTGA
- the WDR97 gene encoding WD repeat-containing protein 97 isoform X2: METEVSDASDSQLLDQDLYDTDSYDVPDPGLLKERNDSFPEPAPPLFTSSSRLQNMTPRARARQLWLLLRAGLRDFVEKEKRDELCVARLTHGLELLRHLKVAAELCWVAQDPVGRRFVVLDGAGYLHLHRENGWAYEKLQAPAVLTGLVAVPGPLGAVSRFVGWGPEGLAILRPDFSLLWLSKPGVGGMPDHQPICCLPVPSLGLLLVALAGGSLALWKFRSGGRRLVLWGSPLRLPPSSAGTLTRLVLGPLSSHQVPCCFAAYGSAVLIFDLHTWALVDVRRDLHKITISDLAYCLEVDAVVTASRDSTVKVWETDWRLRMVFMGHTGPVTAVAVLPNSSLVLSASQDGTLRTWDLQAAAQVGEVALSGWARGAAAPRVDRLLAPAGPGCPVLSLSARGVALWRPRELYAPLARLPAPVLLVQVAPALPAAPRAPLPARLVCACADGSVHLLAAATGRPVSALLLGAAEPAAALLYCLPREALWLLTRAGHLLCASAARRPMRLRLRLRPPPAPAPRPCCLHLYSHLADPRSALAAWEAVRRRGGELPPGRLAGAWDDKNRYLPVLGHTDGTLSVLEWRHAKTVFHTAAHSPGPVTAIASTWNSVVSSGGDLTVKMWRVYPYAEESLSLLRTFSCWHPVVVLCALGKRVTVGFEDPDTATYGLVQFGLGNSPRCDHRPQDDHTDHITGERAGKSKAQATVWPWSLTPSPGPSGLCCCPTLKLYASSSLDCTVRIWTAENRLLRWAGAGRAEGGVGACGPLAGVSYLHPHQSLAAWGRGCPCPGFLLGGAGQTLALHAPRLLKLDSPPQALAFCSNSGDLVLALGSRLCLVSHRLYLPTSYLVKLCQNVPEVLDDPPLPLTSQESLTSAQLQRLAKLHGAASLSTDLSFIHHQTGTPQQPVLEEDLEALVTRDQDLQQLRLGLVVPAAQPPLSWQQQQEAFDNYLRLVYGPGFLGVPSGRESQQESTVTLIVERETWDVCTLPRAASSVRQAGVCAEAPTVPAAHSLQDLGAVGQHLAHPPRVPMPTPHTHRGVHSRASQLLARSSLSSSLGLSLDLQLQLERLPGEKRVGPGPLTPNLQHRVPLLTKRRPRELLSNLRGFFPAAIEHYKNLQTPIRFPGSVPNSVVLQHMWLPGEVSGLGALAQISSRGRHKARRSLDDVWLPRRIRRRQARYHQKLIQWLGEEEEKEDEEEEERNLDWASDYLSAEEQLSELEELEAQAPENLALQLRQRAGARTDASSRRFSYPYGRSLWKQRYGHLPRFLHFFVVQNWFQKLFPVFTLEVRGLGRRGGPGWWGRWGVQGAGRQRAVPAGLPRGGHGGGPGLAVHRPAVRGVLGRLRAHPASAAEAAARREQGPSGPAAGRPRGPAQPGPAPQPGGPHAEAVRDAGAAAAPGLLPGVPRSGAGAHVLLPVLAGLLPDPQGFLFKEMMTWVQGPDADSKAALRKRCCQKLEEMIHWLQMESLQPSAAKLSEMLPRVCEPSAPAPSPKEVPSQVSVLSGSPHESVMPSVPSWAPSLVVSPGKLDLATLESPAKKVLSPMHFTPTRRMLSETLLHFSRSEGCLSSSVPTTLREEPLPLEQTDWSRSQMLDLGPIDALNFFCEQQRVRQQRFLQEEQQGLHPSPSLSVPNTVLPQPRDCWHYPILRLQEAKLQRAPTRLRGWMRSQLWVARTLNASIRMLKLPLPRVELQPFPPDWPRPARPLPPLLLQPALQRYFLPDDTNPDSYS; this comes from the exons ATGGAGACCGAGGTGTCAGATGCGAGTGACAGCCAGCTTCTGGACCAGGACCTGTATGATACTGACAGCTACGACGTCCCGGACCCGGGGCTGCTCAAGGAAAGGAATG ACTCGTTTCCGGAGCCAGCCCCACCGCTTTTTACCAGCAGCTCGCGGCTGCAGAACATGACCCCGCGTGCCCGCGCCCGCCAGCTGTGGCTGCTCCTCCGTGCAGGCCTCCGAGACTTCGTGGAAAAG GAAAAGAGAGACGAGCTGTGTGTGGCACGCTTGACCCATGGGCTAGAGCTGCTGCGCCATCTGAAAGTGGCAGCCGAGCTGTGCTGGGTGGCACAGGATCCAGTGGGCAGACGCTTCGTGGTGCTGGATGGTGCCGGCTACCTCCACCTGCACAGAGAGAATGGCTGGGCTTATGAGAAGCTACAGGCCCCAGCCGTGCTCACTGGGCTGGTGGCTGTGCCTGGCCCCCTGGGTGCTGTGAGCCGCTTCGTGGGCTGGGGCCCGGAGGGGCTGGCCATACTAAGGCCTGACTTCAGCCTATTGTGGCTGAGCAAGCCAGGGGTGGGTGGGATGCCGGACCACCAGCCCATCTGCTGCCTGCCAGTACCCAGCCTGGGGCTGTTGCTAGTGGCATTGGCAGGTGGCAGCCTGGCACTCTGGAAATTCCGCTCAGGGGGTCGCCGCCTGGTGCTGTGGGGCTCACCTCTGCGGCTGCCACCAAGCTCTGCAGGTACACTCACCCGTTTGGTTCTGGGGCCCCTGTCTTCCCACCAAGTCCCATGCTGCTTCGCGGCCTATGGCTCTGCCGTGCTCATCTTTGATCTGCACACCTGGGCCCTCGTAGACGTCCGCCGGGACCTGCACAAAAT CACTATCTCGGACTTGGCCTACTGCCTGGAGGTAGACGCCGTGGTGACAGCCTCTCGGGACAGCACGGTGAAGGTGTGGGAGACCGACTGGCGGCTCCGGATGGTGTTCATGGGCCACACAG GCCCCGTGACCGCCGTGGCCGTGCTCCCCAACTCATCCCTGGTGCTGTCCGCCTCGCAGGACGGGACGCTGCGCACGTGGGACCTGCAGGCGGCCGCCCAGGTGGGCGAGGTGGCGCTGAGCGGCTGGGCCCGAGGCGCGGCGGCACCGCGCGTGGACCGCCTGCTGGCGCCCGCGGGCCCGGGCTGCCCGGTGCTGTCGCTGAGCGCGCGCGGCGTGGCCCTGTGGCGCCCCCGCGAGCTGTACGCCCCGCTGGCGCGGCTGCCGGCGCCGGTGCTGCTCGTGCAGGTGGCGCCCGCGCtgcccgccgccccgcgcgccccgctgCCCGCGCGCCTCGTGTGCGCCTGCGCCGACGGCTCGGTCCACCTGCTGGCGGCGGCCACGGGGCGCCCGGTGAGCGCGCTGCTGCTGGGGGCCGCCGAGCCCGCGGCCGCGCTGCTCTACTGCCTGCCCCGCGAGGCGCTGTGGCTGCTGACGCGCGCCGGCCACCTGCTGTGCGCCTCGGCCGCGCGCCGCCCCATGCgcctgcggctgcggctgcgccccccgcccgcccccgcgccgcggcCCTGCTGCCTGCACCTGTACAGCCACCTGGCCGACCCGCGCAGCGCCCTGGCCGCCTGGGAGGCCGTGCGCCGCCGCGGCGGGGAGCTGCCCCCCGGCCGCCTGGCCGGCGCCTGGGACGACAAGAACCG GTACCTGCCCGTGCTGGGCCACACGGATGGCACCCTGTCGGTCCTTGAGTGGCGCCACGCGAAGACCGTCTTCCACACGGCGGCACACAGCCCGGGCCCGGTCACCGCCATTGCGTCCACCTGGAACAGCGTCGTGTCCTCGG GCGGCGACCTGACCGTGAAGATGTGGCGCGTCTACCCCTACGCCGAGGAGAGCCTGAGCCTGCTGCGGACCTTTTCCTGCTGGCACCCGGTGGTGGTGCTCTGTGCGCTGGGGAAGCGCGTCACTGTGGGCTTTGAGGACCCCGACACCGCCACCTACGGCTTGGTGCAGTTCGGCCTGGGCAACAGCCCCCGCTGTGACCACCGGCCCCAGGACGACCACACGGACCACATCACTGGTGAGCGGGCGGGCAAGAGCAAAGCCCAAGCCACCGTGTGGCCCTGGTCCCTGACCCCAAGCCCTGGTCCCTCAGGCCTGTGCTGCTGCCCCACGCTCAAGCTGTACGCCTCTTCCAGCCTGGACTGCACCGTCCGCATCTGGACGGCGGAGAACCGCCTGCTGcggtgggctggggctgggagggcagagggcggggtgggggcctgCGGGCCACTGGCTGGGGTCtcctacctccacccccaccagagCCTGGCGGCTTGGGGGCGGGGTTGTCCCTGTCCCGGCTTCCTGCTTGGTGGAGCGGGCCAGACCCTTGCCCTGCACGCCCCCAGGCTCCTGAAGCTGGACAGCCCCCCTCAGGCCCTGGCCTTCTGCAGCAACAGTGGGGACCTGGTGTTGGCTCTGGGCTCCCGACTCTGCCTGGTGTCTCATAGGCTCTACTTGCCCACATCCTACCTGGTCAAG CTGTGCCAGAATGTCCCTGAGGTGCTGGATGACCCTCCACTGCCCCTGACCAGCCAAGAGTCGCTGACCTCAGCCCAGCTGCAGAGGCTCGCCAAGCTGCATGGGGCGGCCAGTCTTAG CACAGACTTGTCTTTCATCCATCACCAGACGGGAACACCTCAGCAACCAGTGttggaggag GACTTGGAAGCCCTAGTTACTCGGGATCAAGACCTTCAGCAGCTGAGACTGGGGCTGGTGGTCCCGGCAGCCCAGCCCCCACTTTCCTGGCAACAGCAGCAGGAGGCCTTTGACAACTACCTGCGCCTGGTCTATGGCCCGGGCTTTCTG GGCGTGCCTTCTGGAAGGGAGTCCCAGCAGGAGAGCACTGTGACCCTCATAGTAGAGAGAGAGACCTGGGACGTGTGCACCTTGCCCAGAGCTGCCAGCAGTGTTCGGCAGGCGGGGGTCTGTGCCGAAGCCCCAACAGTGCCAGCAGCCCACTCCCTACAGGACCTGGGAGCCGTGGGCCAGCACCTTGCCCACCCTCCCCGAGTCCCCAtgcccaccccacacacacaccgggGGGTGCACAGCAGGGCATCCCAG CTGCTGGCCCGCTCCTCCCTGAGCAGTAGCCTGGGCCTCAGTCTGGACCTGCAGCTGCAGCTGGAGCGGCTCCCAGGGGAGAAGCGTGTGGGCCCGGGCCCACTGACCCCcaaccttcagcacagg gTTCCCCTCTTGACAAAGAGGCGGCCCAGGGAGCTTCTTTCCAACCTCCGAGGCTTCTTTCCTGCCGCCATTGAGCACTACAAG AACCTGCAGACGCCCATCCGCTTCCCGGGCAGCGTGCCCAACTCCGTGGTCCTGCAGCACATGTGGCTTCCCGGGGAGGTCAGCGGCCTCGGGGCCCTCGCCCAGATCTCCAGCCGAGGCAGACACAAG GCGAGGAGGAGCCTGGATGACGTGTGGCTGCCGCGGCGCATCAGGCGGCGCCAAGCCAGGTATCACCAGAAGCTGATCCAGTggttgggggaagaggaggagaaggaggacgaggaggaggaggagcggaaTCTGGACTGGGCCTCAGATTACCTGAGCGCAGAGGAGCAGCTCTCGGAGTTGGAGGAGCTGGAGGCGCAG gcccccgAGAACCTGGCCCTGCAGCTCCGGCAGCGCGCGGGCGCCAGGACCGACGCCAGCTCTCGCCGCTTCTCGTACCCCTACGGGCGCTCGCTCTGGAAACAGCGCTACGGGCATCTGCCCAGGTTCCTGCACTTCTTCGTCGTCCAGAACTGGTTCCAAAAGCTCTTCCCCGTCTTCACCCTGGAGGTTCGGGGGCTCGGGCGCCGGGGAGGCCCAGGCTGGTGGGGGCGGTGGGGCGTGCAGGGCGCAGGGCGTCAGCGCGCGGTGCCCGCAGGCCTACCCCGAGGTGGGCACGGCGGAGGGCCTGGCCTCGCTGTTCACCGACCTGCTGTCCGAGGCGTCCTGGGCCGACTGCGTGCACATCCTGCGAGCGCTGCTGAGGCTGCTGCCCGACGTGAGCAGGGACCTTCGGGACCGGCTGCAGGACGTCCTCGTGGGCCTGCTCAACCTGGACCAGCCCCCCAGCCTGGAG GACCCCACGCAGAAGCGGTTCGTGATGCTGGCGCTGCAGCTGCTCCTGGCCTGCTCCCTGGAGTCCCGCGAAGTGGTGCTGGAGCTCATGTCCTACTTCCTGTACTCGCCGGCCTCCTGCCG GACCCACAGGGCTTCCTGTTCAAGGAGATGATGACCTGGGTCCAGGGCCCCGACGCCGACTCCAAGGCTGCCCTGCGCAAACGCTGCTGCCAGAAGCTGGAGGAAATGATCCACTGGCTGCAG ATGGAGTCCTTGCAGCCTTCTGCAGCCAAGTTGTCAGAGATGCTGCCCAGGGTCTGCGAGCCCTCGGCACCCGCACCTTCTCCCAAAGAGGTGCCGTCACAGGTCTCTGTGCTCTCCGGGTCACCTCATGAATCAGTGATGCCCTCGGTCCCTTCCTGGGCCCCCTCGCTAGTGGTCTCACCCGGGAAGCTGGACTTGGCCACCCTGGAGTCCCCAGCCAAGAAGGTGCTTTCACCGATGCACTTCACGCCGACCAGGCGCATGCTGTCCGAGACCCTGCTGCACTTCTCCCGCTCTGAGGGCTGCTTGAGCTCCTCAGTGCCCACCACGCTTCGGGAAGAGCCACTGCCGCTGGAGCAGACGGACTGGTCACGGTCACAGATGCTCGACCTGGGCCCCATTGATGCGCTGAACTTCTTCTGTGAGCAGCAGCGGGTCCGGCAGCAGCGCTTcctgcaggaggagcagcagggcctGCACCCCAGCCCAAGCCTGTCGGTGCCCAACACAGTACTGCCTCAGCCCCGGGACTGCTG GCACTACCCCATCCTCCGGCTTCAGGAAGCCAAGCTCCAGAGGGCTCCAACGAGACTGAGGG GCTGGATGCGGTCCCAGCTCTGGGTGGCCCGTACCCTCAATGCCTCCATCCGGATGCTGAAGCTGCCACTGCCGAGGGTGGAACTTCAGCCTTTCCCCCCCGACTGGCCCAGGCCTGCCCGTCCGCTGCCCCCACTGCTCCTGCAACCCGCTTTGCAGCGATACTTTCTGCCAGATGACACGAACCCTGACAGCTACAGTTGA